One window of the Nicotiana tabacum cultivar K326 chromosome 4, ASM71507v2, whole genome shotgun sequence genome contains the following:
- the LOC107781666 gene encoding glutamyl-tRNA reductase-binding protein, chloroplastic-like, protein MTTHLPTSSLPSTRLSKVALPFSKSWNRAQFTFPKCPRFSIGPLRCAVSVVSEPIQSEKTNNGKPYPAEVSRTIMELSSVGTLSTPTLDGWPLGFGVRFAVDPHGTPVLFLNDATSKLSVNCKSSIHVQFEQYGLRTPQCTIQGTLEKPEDTTALKKLHSVWKKRFGHEVDEDHLFLLSVERVLQLEDFAEDGIWVTSSDYKLANPDPLRDFAERMIEEINTHNREDILRFCNIYVDLDFQVSDAKMLWVDRLGFDVRFRSPQNDVFEARIPFPREVTDEKGAKSSFNCMSQLAWEVEKNFHAAEFEKAKQLKKIEYTGL, encoded by the exons ATGACGACCCACCTTCCAACTTCATCTCTTCCCTCGACGCGTCTCTCTAAAGTTGCACTACCTTTCAGTAAATCCTGGAATAGAGCTCAATTCACCTTCCCAAAATGTCCAAGATTTTCAATTGGGCCTCTTAGATGTGCAGTTTCAGTTGTATCGGAGCCAATTCAATCAGAAAAAACCAACAATGGGAAACCATACCCAGCTGAAGTTTCGAGGACAATTATGGAATTATCTTCAGTTGGAACTTTATCCACGCCCACCCTAGATGGTTGGCCTTTAGGCTTTGGTGTCCGTTTCGCTGTTGACCCACATGGAACTCCTGTCCTCTTTTTGAATGACGCCACTTCCAAATTATCTGTCAATTGCAAGTCTAGCATCCATGTTCAG TTTGAGCAATATGGATTGCGGACTCCACAGTGCACGATACAGGGGACTCTTGAAAAGCCAGAAGATACGACAGCTTTGAAG aagcttcaTTCAGTTTGGAAAAAACGATTTGGGCATGAAGTAGATGAAGACCACTTATTTTTGCTTTCTGTGGAACGGGTACTGCAACTTGAAGATTTTGCAGAG GATGGAATTTGGGTCACTTCATCAGACTACAAGTTGGCGAACCCTGATCCTCTTCGAGACTTTGCAGAAAGAATGATTGAAGAGATAAATACTCACAATAGGGAAGACATATTACGGTTTTGCAATATCTATGTTGACTTGGATTTCCAG GTTTCTGATGCCAAGATGCTCTGGGTTGATAGATTAGGTTTTGATGTCCGCTTCAGGTCTCCTCAAAATGATGTATTTGAAGCCCGTATCCCATTCCCCAGAGAAGTTACTGACGAGAAGGGCGCAAAATCATCTTTCAATTGTATGTCTCAACTAGCTTGGGAAGTAGAAAAGAATTTCCATGCTGCAGAGTTTGAAAAGgcaaaacaactgaaaaagaTAGAGTACACAGGACTCTGA
- the LOC107781666 gene encoding glutamyl-tRNA reductase-binding protein, chloroplastic-like isoform X1, protein MTTHLPTSSLPSTRLSKVALPFSKSWNRAQFTFPKCPRFSIGPLRCAVSVVSEPIQSEKTNNGKPYPAEVSRTIMELSSVGTLSTPTLDGWPLGFGVRFAVDPHGTPVLFLNDATSKLSVNCKSSIHVQFEQYGLRTPQCTIQGTLEKPEDTTALKLHSVWKKRFGHEVDEDHLFLLSVERVLQLEDFAEDGIWVTSSDYKLANPDPLRDFAERMIEEINTHNREDILRFCNIYVDLDFQVSDAKMLWVDRLGFDVRFRSPQNDVFEARIPFPREVTDEKGAKSSFNCMSQLAWEVEKNFHAAEFEKAKQLKKIEYTGL, encoded by the exons ATGACGACCCACCTTCCAACTTCATCTCTTCCCTCGACGCGTCTCTCTAAAGTTGCACTACCTTTCAGTAAATCCTGGAATAGAGCTCAATTCACCTTCCCAAAATGTCCAAGATTTTCAATTGGGCCTCTTAGATGTGCAGTTTCAGTTGTATCGGAGCCAATTCAATCAGAAAAAACCAACAATGGGAAACCATACCCAGCTGAAGTTTCGAGGACAATTATGGAATTATCTTCAGTTGGAACTTTATCCACGCCCACCCTAGATGGTTGGCCTTTAGGCTTTGGTGTCCGTTTCGCTGTTGACCCACATGGAACTCCTGTCCTCTTTTTGAATGACGCCACTTCCAAATTATCTGTCAATTGCAAGTCTAGCATCCATGTTCAG TTTGAGCAATATGGATTGCGGACTCCACAGTGCACGATACAGGGGACTCTTGAAAAGCCAGAAGATACGACAGCTTTGAAG cttcaTTCAGTTTGGAAAAAACGATTTGGGCATGAAGTAGATGAAGACCACTTATTTTTGCTTTCTGTGGAACGGGTACTGCAACTTGAAGATTTTGCAGAG GATGGAATTTGGGTCACTTCATCAGACTACAAGTTGGCGAACCCTGATCCTCTTCGAGACTTTGCAGAAAGAATGATTGAAGAGATAAATACTCACAATAGGGAAGACATATTACGGTTTTGCAATATCTATGTTGACTTGGATTTCCAG GTTTCTGATGCCAAGATGCTCTGGGTTGATAGATTAGGTTTTGATGTCCGCTTCAGGTCTCCTCAAAATGATGTATTTGAAGCCCGTATCCCATTCCCCAGAGAAGTTACTGACGAGAAGGGCGCAAAATCATCTTTCAATTGTATGTCTCAACTAGCTTGGGAAGTAGAAAAGAATTTCCATGCTGCAGAGTTTGAAAAGgcaaaacaactgaaaaagaTAGAGTACACAGGACTCTGA